The Mangrovibacterium diazotrophicum DNA window ACCTTTGCTACATCTCGTTAGGGGTGTCCGGTTATTTGCCGGACTGAGATTATACCCTGGAACCTGAAATGTATCATAACAGCGTAGGGAAACGAGGATTGTAACCGATCCGTTATTTGTCAAAATACAAGCCGTTTCACTTCCTGTGGGACGGTTTTTTTATGACCTTCCGCAGATGATCATTTCTACATTTTTTAACCGTAAAAAATTGAAATGATGATTACCGTAAAAACGATTAGCACCGATTTGAAGTCGGTGCGCGAGAAATCTCCCTTAGTGCACAACATTACCAACTTTGTGGTGATGAATAACACGGCCAATGCGTTGCTGGCCGTTGGTGCTTCGCCGGTGATGGCCCATGCCGTGGAAGAAGTCACAGATATGGTGAATATTGCTTCCTCGCTTGTGATCAACATGGGAACGCTCAATCCCCAGTGGGTTGATGGAATGATTGCTGCCGGTAAAGCAGCCACTAAAAAAGGTATTCCTGTTGTCTTCGATCCCGTTGGTGTAGGCGCTACGCCATACCGGAATGAGGTTGCTGCACGAATTGTAAACGAGTGCAAACCGACTTTCATTCGGGGCAATGCATCTGAAATTATGGCTTTGGCCAAAGAAAACATTGTGACCAAAGGCGTGGATAGCTCCGCTTCGAGCAATTCGGCGATAGAGGGAGCCAAGCGTTTGGCAACAGAGACCGGAGCGATTGTCGTAATCAGTGGTCCAGAGGATTTTATAACTGATGGAAAAGAAGTGCTGTCAACTAAAAACGGTTCGACCATGATGGCGAAAGTGACCGGGATGGGGTGTACCGCAACAGCTGTTTTAGGAGCTTTTGCCGGCGTTAATGCCAACCGTTTGGAGGCAGCAACGCATGCAATGGCTGTGATGAGTATTGCCGGTGAAATTGCAGCTGCAAAATCAGCAGGGCCGGGGACCTTGCAACTTCACTTTCTGGATACGCTTTACAACCTGAGCGAAGCGG harbors:
- the thiM gene encoding hydroxyethylthiazole kinase, whose amino-acid sequence is MMITVKTISTDLKSVREKSPLVHNITNFVVMNNTANALLAVGASPVMAHAVEEVTDMVNIASSLVINMGTLNPQWVDGMIAAGKAATKKGIPVVFDPVGVGATPYRNEVAARIVNECKPTFIRGNASEIMALAKENIVTKGVDSSASSNSAIEGAKRLATETGAIVVISGPEDFITDGKEVLSTKNGSTMMAKVTGMGCTATAVLGAFAGVNANRLEAATHAMAVMSIAGEIAAAKSAGPGTLQLHFLDTLYNLSEADIEKTFKA